A window from Solea senegalensis isolate Sse05_10M linkage group LG15, IFAPA_SoseM_1, whole genome shotgun sequence encodes these proteins:
- the stard7 gene encoding stAR-related lipid transfer protein 7, mitochondrial: MFHPVSRRLICESGVNTMRLQSSRSLRQSTQTQMERFPWLGRKVDLLLSWIQRAGTREATGSGKKRKGLLSIFADHCGFVTGQRLRRACQVGELYSNLYSERTKWSLVGNIWRRLQSKHAPSGRLFAALAGVFMWESEKIQDEDIRRCGLELQQLEAAKKLSTSSGLVVGQQEDGWEGVMEKKDFKVWRRPIPNSHLYEYRVLGSYNDVTPRQFFNVQLDTEYRKNWDSLVIKLEVVDRDCASGSEVVHWATHFPYPLYSRDYVYVRRYDVDVDNNLMVLVSRAVQHPRVPESQEFVRVHSYQSRMVIRPHKSFDENGFDYLLVYSDDPQTVFPRYCVSWMVSSGMPEFLQKLHTAALRAKNLEVGIHDYVGVIKSSDGNRQPSQERLGGDKTHTGGPGPIYA; this comes from the exons ATGTTTCACCCAGTATCCCGTCGTCTGATCTGCGAAAGCGGCGTAAATACGATGAGGCTTCAGAGCAGCAGATCACTCAGGCAGAGCACTCAGACTCAGATGGAGAGATTCCCGTGGCTGGGCAGGAAGGTGGACCTGCTGCTGTCCTGGATCCAGAGGGCAGGTACCCGCGAGGCCACGGGCTCTGGCAAGAAGAGGAAGGGCTTGCTCTCTATTTTTGCGGACCACTGCGGCTTTGTTACTGGACAGAGGTTACGACGTGCCTGTCAAGTCGGCGAGCTTTACTCTAATCTATACTCCGAGCGCACCAAGTGGAGCCTGGTTGGGAACATTTGGCGCAGATTACAGAGCAAGCATGCCCCCTCTGGAAGACTGTTTGCGGCCCTGGCCGGTGTCTTCATGTGGGAAAGTGAGAAGATTCAAGATGAGGACATTCGCAG GTGTGggctggagctgcagcagcttgaGGCTGCAAAAAAGCTAAGCACCTCCTCAGGGTTAGTGGTTGGACAGCAGGAGGATGGCTGGGAAGGTGTGATGGAGAAGAAAGACTTCAAAGTGTGGAGGCGACCTATTCCCAACAGTCACCTTTATGAATACAGAG TGTTGGGCTCCTACAATGATGTCACACCAAGACAGTTCTTCAATGTACAG TTGGATACCGAGTACAGGAAGAATTGGGATTCTCTAGTGATCAAGCTTGAAGTTGTGGACAGAGATTGTGCTTCAGGCTCTGAAGTTGTGCATTGGGCCACACACTTTCCT TATCCTTTGTACTCAAGAGACTACGTGTATGTGCGTCGctatgatgttgatgttgacaACAACCTCATGGTGTTGGTATCAAG AGCTGTACAGCACCCCAGAGTTCCTGAGAGTCAGGAATTTGTGAGAGTCCATTCATACCAGTCGAGGATGGTCATTCGTCCCCACAAGTCCTTTGATGAG AATGGGTTTGATTACCTGCTAGTCTACAGTGACGACCCTCAGACTGTCTTCCCACGTTACTGTGTGAGCTGGATGGTGTCAAGTG GTATGCCTGAATTTCTGCAGAAGCTGCACACTGCTGCTTTGAGGGCAAAGAACTTAGAAGTTGGAATCCACGACTATGTAGGTGTCATTAAATCCAGCGATGGCAACCGCCAGCCGAGCCAGGAGCGCCTGGGTggagacaagacacacacaggtggtcCTGGACCGATCTACGCCTGA